The Gemmatimonadaceae bacterium genomic sequence CGCCTGGGGAGCGGGGCGCGCGGCGATGGCCGACGTGCTTGAGGGTGGCCCTGCCTGCGCTGGGGTCTGAACAGCGGGTACGCGGGGGTGCCTGGGGGTGTGGCGACGGTGTGTCGTCCGAGCGCTGGGTGTCCGGGCTTGGGAGCGCGGCGCGCAGCGCCCGCGCTTCCCAACCCCGGATCACCAGCGTTCGGACGACACGCCGCCGCCACACCCACGCGCCAAACTCCAAGCCCACGCAAGCGGCAAAACGAAGGCAACGGGCGATTAAGTTAGAGGGATGTCCGAGACCGAACTCCCGACTCCGTATACGCCCGCGACCGTCGAGCCCAAGTGGCAGGCCGCGTGGGACGCCCGTGGCACCAATGCCGCCAAGCTCGATGATCCCGCGCGGCCGTTCTATGCGCTGATGATGTTCCCGTATCCGAGCGCCGAAGGGCTGCATGTCGGGAACCTCTTTGCCTTTACGGGCAGCGACATCTCCGCGCGCTACCACCGGCTCATCGGACACGACGTCTTCCAGCCGCTCGGCTTCGACGCGTTCGGGATTCACTCGGAGAACTACGCGCTCAAGATCGGCGCGCATCCGATGGAGCTCACGCCCAAGAACGTTGCGAACTTCACGCGACAGCTCTCGCGCGCCGGCTTCATGGTGGACTGGCGGCAGAAGGTCGACACGTCGCGCCCCGACTACTACAAGTGGACGCAGTGGGTCTTCCTGCAGCTCCACAAGCAGGGGCTCGCGTACAAGAAGGCCGCGGCGGTGAACTGGTGCCCCACCGACAAGACCGTGCTGGCCAACGAGCAGGTCGAGAACGGGCTGTGCGAGCGGTGCGGCACGGCGGTGGAGCAGCGCTTCCTCGAGCAGTGGTTCTTCCGTATCAGCGCCTACGCCGAGCGGCTGCTCAACAATCTCGATTGGCTCGACTGGTCGGCGATCACCAAGCAGGCGCAGCGCAACTGGATTGGCCGCTCGGAAGGCGCCGAGCTGACGTTCGACATTCAGGGGCACAGCGACCGCGTCACCGTGTTCACGACGCGCGCCGATACGATCTTTGGCGCCACGTACCTGGTGCTGGCGCCCGAGCATCCGCTGGTGGCGTCGCTGACCACGGATGCACAGCGCGATGCCGTCGCGGCGTATGTCGAGAGCACGAAGAAGCAGGATCTCGTGTCGCGAAAGAGCACGCGCGAGAAGACCGGTGTCTTTACCGGCGCCTACGCGGTGAACCCGGCGACCAAGCAGCCCATTCCGATCTGGATTGCCGACTACGTCCTCATGGAGTACGGCACCGGCGCCATCATGGCCGTGCCGGGGCACGACGAGCGCGACTTCGAGTTCGCGCAGGTGTTCCACCTGCCCATCGTACGCGTCGTGGCGGCGCCCGACCAGCAGGCCGATACGCCGCTGGGCGATGCCGCCTTTACCGATGACGAAGACGGCCGCCTGGTGAACTCCGCGCAGTTCGACGGACTCGCGGTGCAGGACGGCAAGCGCACGGTGACCGCGTGGCTCGCCGAGCAGGGGCATGGCAAGGCGGTGGTGAACTATCGCCTGCATGACTGGTGCATCTCGCGGCAGCGCTACTGGGGGCCGCCGATCCCGATCATCTACTGCGACAGCTGCGGTGCGGTGCCGGTGCCGGAGCAGGACCTGCCGGTCGAGCTGCCGAACATCCCCGACTTCAAGCCCGACGACTCCGGCATCTCGCCGCTCGCGCGTCACGAGGAGTGGTATCGCGTGCCGTGCCCCACGTGCGGCAAGTCGGCGCGTCGCGAAACCGATGTGAGCGACACGTTCCTCGACAGCGCGTGGTACTTCCTGCGCTATCCGAGCGCGACGCGCAGTGATGTACCGTTTGATGCCGCGCGCACGAAGACATGGCTGCCGGTGAATTCGTACATCGGTGGCAATGAGCATGCGGTGCTGCATCTGCTCTACTCGCGCTTCATCACGATGGTGATGAAGGACGCGGGGCACATCGACTTCGAGGAGCCGTTCACGCGCTTCCGCGCGCATGGCATGATCATTCGCGAAGGCGCGAAGATGTCGAAGTCCAAGGGCA encodes the following:
- the leuS gene encoding leucine--tRNA ligase codes for the protein MSETELPTPYTPATVEPKWQAAWDARGTNAAKLDDPARPFYALMMFPYPSAEGLHVGNLFAFTGSDISARYHRLIGHDVFQPLGFDAFGIHSENYALKIGAHPMELTPKNVANFTRQLSRAGFMVDWRQKVDTSRPDYYKWTQWVFLQLHKQGLAYKKAAAVNWCPTDKTVLANEQVENGLCERCGTAVEQRFLEQWFFRISAYAERLLNNLDWLDWSAITKQAQRNWIGRSEGAELTFDIQGHSDRVTVFTTRADTIFGATYLVLAPEHPLVASLTTDAQRDAVAAYVESTKKQDLVSRKSTREKTGVFTGAYAVNPATKQPIPIWIADYVLMEYGTGAIMAVPGHDERDFEFAQVFHLPIVRVVAAPDQQADTPLGDAAFTDDEDGRLVNSAQFDGLAVQDGKRTVTAWLAEQGHGKAVVNYRLHDWCISRQRYWGPPIPIIYCDSCGAVPVPEQDLPVELPNIPDFKPDDSGISPLARHEEWYRVPCPTCGKSARRETDVSDTFLDSAWYFLRYPSATRSDVPFDAARTKTWLPVNSYIGGNEHAVLHLLYSRFITMVMKDAGHIDFEEPFTRFRAHGMIIREGAKMSKSKGNVINPDQYMEEWGADAFRMYLMFLGPYEEGGDFRDQGISGVRRFLDRLWASVRDATTEGAPDPDVMRKLHRTIKKVGEDTANLGYNTAIAAMMEYMNAVRRGERVPHRAEVEPLVPMVAPYAPHLAEECWETLGHTASVFDAGWPSYDPAMLVDDEVDIVVQVNGKVRGKVRAAADATQEAVLALALADAAIAKFVTDTPKKVIFVPKRLLNIVV